The segment ACTGTCAAATCAAGGGTTTCGACAAATTCAGACAATTTTTTGATGAGCACATTGCGTAATGCCATAGGAGTCAATCCCTTTGCCTTAACATCATTTACAAGAGGCAAAGATATCATACCATCAGGCCTCACAGTCACTTTTCTACTTAAATCTGGATTATTCCAAACAAAAATATCGAGCACATCCTCTTCGCCGATGATATAGTTGTCTTCGGCTTTCGAATTATATGCCAAAAAGGATAACAAAATTATAACTGCCAAAAGGATAGATATTTTCCGTCTTTTTCTGTCCATTTTTCATTTCCTCCTATTGATTCAGGAAGCAACTATTATCGGGATAGTTGTTTTAAAGTATTAGGCCTGACATATTTATTTTTATGAATAATAATAAATGTACTAATGGAGTCAAGATAATAAAAGAGAGAAGAAAAAAGACGAGTCTTTTAACTCTTTAATCTTTTCTACATAAAAGAATTGTTTACAATCTAATTTTGAAGCGCTCTTTGAGCTGAAAGAGTGAGATGTGCAATATCATCCCCGTCATCTGGGAAGGTGCTTACACCGACGCTAACTTTAATCTCTTCACCCGGTTGCTCAAAAAATAGAAGCAAATCTTCAACCTTTGACTTAATCTTTTTGGCAAAAAGGAGGGCACCACTCTTGTTTGTGTCAGGAAGGAAAAATGTAATACTATTTTCATCATAAACCGCAATGATATCCGAGCTTCTTATTTCGCGCCGTGTATCGTCAATGACTTGCTTCAATATATCTTCCCTTTGTGAAGGGAATTGCTTTAGAGTGTCTCCTATATTGAGGATTACAACAGAATCATTCCTTCTATTTCGCCGTGAATTCTCTATTCTCTTTTTTCCGAATTCATTGAAATAAATTTTATTGTAAACGCCTTTTTTTGTATCTATGAACTCAGAACGGATATTTTCCATTTCATTTTTAAGAATCGTTCTTTCAATCAATAGAGAAATCAACTTTATTCTATTCTTCAGCCACTCATATCTTTCATCATCAGGTGCTATTATATCTTCTATCTCACTTACATTTATAGTGCCTAATGCTTGTCCATTATGCTTCAAGGGCATTGACATAAATGAATTGGTTTTACAGCCGGCATGGGCTAAGGAAGAAAATCTCTCATGGCGTGATATATCATCTACTATGACAGGTTTCCCTTCCTGAAAAACATAGTAACTAATGCTATTTTCGTCAATAAATCGGTTTGATTTCAAAACTGCTTCATCGATTCCCAATGCCGCCATTAATTCAAGTTTTCCTAAATCCTTATTCAAAATTGCTACTGACACTCGTTTTGCATTTGTAAAAGAAGAAATCTCATAAACAACATTGTCAAGAAGGGATTTGATGTGTGATAGTTTTGAAAAGTTTTCGATAAGGGAAATAAGTTTTCTTTTATTGTAGTCGAAATTCTTAAGCTGCCTTTTCATCTCAATTGAAGCAATGCAAACATTGATACCATTCGCAAAGTGCTGAATATTTTCTATATTCCATTCTTCCTTTTGAAGATTGAATAAAAATAATATTCCCCATAAATCTTCCTTTTTTAACAAAGGTATGACAGCAGTTGATTCAACACCCCATTTAATGCCTAATTCTGCAATCAAAACCGAATCATCAATGAATAATGGTTTACCTTCTGATTTCATTACCTCTTTGATCAAGGGAGAATCTTCTCTCAAAGAAATGCTCGATGTTACATTTGTATCTATATAGTCTCTAATATCTGCGGCTGAGTGAAATTTCCCTTTATCTTTTAAAAGAATGGAAGCATCTTTGATTAAAAAGGCATCCGATGCAGTTTTCAACATTGAATTTAAAAAGCTTTCATCAATCACATCAAAGGAATTAATTTCATCTATTCCCCTTAAAAGGCGTTTAAATTGCTTCTCTTTTCTTTCATATTCATTTAAATTCTCTTCCACTAATGCTCCCTTACTTCCGAAACTTTCTACTAAATCAATATATGCATTAATACTTTTTTCCTTTATGAATCTAATTTCATGCAGAGAATTCAAAACCTCTTGGATATCAATACCCAATTGCCTGCACTTATCGGAATAGGCTTCACTATATGGAATATCAGTAAGCACTTTTCCACCAAGCACTGCAGCACGCTCTTCTTTACTTATATTGACAGGAATAACGAAGCATCTAATTCCCATATAACAGGAGAATCGCTGTACACTATTCTCTAAAATAGACTTTTTAGGTATTTCTACACAATATTCTTTGCATTTGGCACAAGCTAATTCAAAACGGCTCAAATATGAGCATAAAGTTCTTTCATTCGAACCGGTTAATATTATATTTCCTGACGAATCAATGAGTTGAAAAAAAATATCATAAGTAGAAGAAAGACTGCTCAAAAACTTTTTCCAAAAATCAATTCCTATTTTTATATTATCCCTCATTTTCGACCCCTTAGGTAAAATATTCATATAACTATTTATAATAGTTATAGCAAAAAT is part of the Candidatus Schekmanbacteria bacterium genome and harbors:
- a CDS encoding GAF domain-containing protein is translated as MNILPKGSKMRDNIKIGIDFWKKFLSSLSSTYDIFFQLIDSSGNIILTGSNERTLCSYLSRFELACAKCKEYCVEIPKKSILENSVQRFSCYMGIRCFVIPVNISKEERAAVLGGKVLTDIPYSEAYSDKCRQLGIDIQEVLNSLHEIRFIKEKSINAYIDLVESFGSKGALVEENLNEYERKEKQFKRLLRGIDEINSFDVIDESFLNSMLKTASDAFLIKDASILLKDKGKFHSAADIRDYIDTNVTSSISLREDSPLIKEVMKSEGKPLFIDDSVLIAELGIKWGVESTAVIPLLKKEDLWGILFLFNLQKEEWNIENIQHFANGINVCIASIEMKRQLKNFDYNKRKLISLIENFSKLSHIKSLLDNVVYEISSFTNAKRVSVAILNKDLGKLELMAALGIDEAVLKSNRFIDENSISYYVFQEGKPVIVDDISRHERFSSLAHAGCKTNSFMSMPLKHNGQALGTINVSEIEDIIAPDDERYEWLKNRIKLISLLIERTILKNEMENIRSEFIDTKKGVYNKIYFNEFGKKRIENSRRNRRNDSVVILNIGDTLKQFPSQREDILKQVIDDTRREIRSSDIIAVYDENSITFFLPDTNKSGALLFAKKIKSKVEDLLLFFEQPGEEIKVSVGVSTFPDDGDDIAHLTLSAQRALQN
- a CDS encoding sugar ABC transporter substrate-binding protein, producing the protein MDRKRRKISILLAVIILLSFLAYNSKAEDNYIIGEEDVLDIFVWNNPDLSRKVTVRPDGMISLPLVNDVKAKGLTPMALRNVLIKKLSEFVETLDLTV